The genome window TGCCAGAAGCAGGCGGGCGGGTCCGGTCCGCTGAGTTCCTGAAGCCCTGGACCGTCCGGACGATCACCCGCTCCTCACCAGCAGTCTCCCTGGCACGGAACCCACCTGCTGGGGGCCTGAAAGTCCGGGAGGCTCCCGGACCTTCTGCTCCGCAGATTTCCCGGCAACGCCCCGAGGGTCCCGGTCGTCGCGCTCAGCGTGGGTCGGCCTTCTCCCGGAAGACTCCGTCGGGGCGACGACCGGAATACGGTGTTCCGTGGGACTGTCCCGGCCGGGACCCCGATTCAGGCTGACCGATCCCCGATCTCGACCACGTGCTCTCCCTGACCCAGGAGGCGGTGCGCTTCGGGGAACACACGTTCCAGCACCGTCTTCAGGAAGCGGGTGCTGGTATTACCACAGGTCACATACAGCAGCTGCGGGGGTGGTCCGAGACGAACCACCCGGTCGAGAAAGTCGGCGTCCTTCGACACGACCACCGCTCCAGCAGCCCGGGCCGCCCGGAAAATCTGGTCGTCACTGGCATCCCGGTATCCCAGGAAGCTGACGCTGTAGGCCTCCACACCGAAGGTCTGGGTCAGCCAGGGCGCGAGTTGGGGTGGCAGCTGGGCATCCAGCCAGTAGGAGGCCAGCGGCACTTCAGGCACTCAGACGCGGATGATTAAGATAACGCGCCGCGTACAGCAGCGCGGCATGAATGTCCTCGCGCTCCAGATCCGGGTAGTCGGCGAGGATTTCCTCCTCCCCCACGCCCTGACCCAGCAGGTCGAGCAGATCGCTGACCCGGATGCGCATCCCACGGATGCAGGGACGGCCCCCACACTGCTGGGGATGCACGGTGATCCGGTCCAGGGGGCTCATGCCATCAGTGTACCGGGCCAGACGGGTCATGCCCGCAAATTCACCAAGTTGGGCCCAGCCTCACCGGGGCCCAGCGCGTTGTCCAGAGCCATCAGTTGACTGTGTCCCAGGAGCGGCGCGTCCTGTATCCTCCCGCCCGGGCCCCTCATCGCAGCAGCAGCAGTTGCTCGACCGCTTCGTCGGTGCGGCTTTCTCCCCTGGGGATTCTTGGACAGCTCTGCCCCGGACTGCCTCTCCCCTCCCCCACCTCAATGTTCCTGTTTGCATCCGGCAATTCAGGCACCGACCGCCGCACAGATTGACGCTTTGGATCCAGTGACCGAGTTCCAGACATACGGCTCCTGGCCAGTCCTGATTGTTGACTTGTCTTGGTGTAGTACGGAAAAAAGATTGATACGAAAACATCATCAGCCGCCACGACGACATGCGATAAACACGGCATTCCGCAGCACTTTTCCCCCATTCGCAACGGTATTTCCCCCCATTCGCAACGGTATTTTTTCGGCTTTTCCCCCCATTCATGACGGTAGCCGTCTCTGCTTTCCCCCCATTCATAACGGCCTCTTCCCCCCATTCATAACGGTAGGCATCCCCCCATTCATAACGGGGAGAGGGCCGCGTTCCCCCCATTCATAACGGCAGACCTGCCCGCGTTCCCCCCATTCATAACGGCCCCTGACCGTACAGAAGAAAAGGCCCGCTGGGAGCGCCTTCTTACCGTAAATGCCCCATTTGTAACGGGGAGACCCCACACTGTCCCCCCATTCATAACGGCGTGGCGGGTTGGACGCCAGGCGGGTAGACTGGGGCCCTTCGGAGGGCAC of Deinococcus aerophilus contains these proteins:
- a CDS encoding DUF5615 family PIN-like protein, with product MPEVPLASYWLDAQLPPQLAPWLTQTFGVEAYSVSFLGYRDASDDQIFRAARAAGAVVVSKDADFLDRVVRLGPPPQLLYVTCGNTSTRFLKTVLERVFPEAHRLLGQGEHVVEIGDRSA
- a CDS encoding DUF433 domain-containing protein, whose product is MSPLDRITVHPQQCGGRPCIRGMRIRVSDLLDLLGQGVGEEEILADYPDLEREDIHAALLYAARYLNHPRLSA